Proteins encoded in a region of the Rothia mucilaginosa genome:
- a CDS encoding class I SAM-dependent RNA methyltransferase has translation MTHTATTPAASKKVDGYSVGQTLTVTCEAPAHGGAFVARTEQGVIFVRHGIVGEQAEVRITAIGPKRRFYFADVISVPVPSLARRAHPWIQADALATEEERAAATGVPELLGGMEYGHINLDEQRRYKTDIVRTQINRLGGLPLESPLLTNLMVEELPLRDNNEGLSWRSRVRYNVTKVRAHNSEEQNSGKKSPAVTWRIGMHPYRASQPVPVIDFPLAATELRNLQLEKLNLRGVREVEATVSSRGRVLLQFIVDPRFSIEEVAKDIEQQASDAWGLLAKRKISLFFTPQPTSNGKPKRRRPGSAHSPYRRVPEGDQLLGAGLRSVTEEVTFGSRRFSYQVSAGGFWQIHRAAPSTMVGTMLTMLRPQEGECTLDLYAGAGLFTAALADAVGATGTVVSIEGSPVTHKDARSNFAPDGCSRTENSADTRIEVIRGDVARHLVDLKTALEFGEIPAIDAVVLDPSREGANRTTLERLDALDPKRILYVACDPASLGRDTGILRELGWDMVQLRAFDMYPNTHHVESVALFERAPAKPRPRRRRTT, from the coding sequence GTGACTCACACTGCTACCACGCCTGCCGCCTCCAAAAAAGTAGACGGATACAGCGTCGGGCAGACCCTCACCGTCACCTGTGAGGCACCCGCACACGGCGGCGCCTTCGTAGCGCGCACCGAACAGGGCGTCATCTTTGTGCGTCACGGCATCGTCGGCGAACAGGCTGAAGTGCGCATCACCGCAATCGGCCCCAAGCGCCGCTTCTACTTCGCGGACGTTATTTCCGTACCCGTACCCTCCCTGGCGCGCCGTGCCCACCCCTGGATTCAGGCGGATGCGCTCGCCACCGAAGAGGAACGCGCCGCAGCAACCGGCGTACCCGAACTACTCGGCGGCATGGAGTACGGCCACATCAACCTGGATGAGCAGCGACGCTACAAGACCGATATCGTCCGCACCCAAATCAACCGCCTGGGCGGCCTGCCCCTCGAATCGCCGTTGCTGACCAACCTCATGGTTGAAGAGCTGCCCCTGCGCGATAACAACGAGGGTCTGTCCTGGCGTAGCCGCGTGCGCTACAACGTGACCAAGGTCCGCGCGCACAATAGCGAAGAGCAGAACAGCGGCAAGAAGAGCCCCGCCGTCACCTGGCGCATCGGCATGCACCCCTACCGCGCCTCCCAGCCCGTACCGGTCATCGACTTTCCCCTCGCCGCCACCGAACTGCGCAACCTGCAGCTTGAGAAGCTGAACCTGCGCGGCGTACGCGAAGTCGAGGCAACCGTCTCCTCCCGCGGCAGGGTCCTCTTGCAGTTCATCGTCGACCCGCGCTTCTCCATCGAAGAAGTCGCCAAAGACATCGAACAGCAGGCATCTGACGCCTGGGGACTGCTCGCCAAGCGCAAAATCTCCCTCTTCTTCACCCCGCAGCCTACCTCCAACGGCAAGCCCAAGCGCCGCCGCCCCGGTTCCGCCCACAGCCCCTACCGCCGCGTACCCGAAGGCGACCAGCTGCTCGGCGCGGGTCTGCGCTCCGTCACCGAAGAAGTCACCTTCGGCTCCCGCCGCTTCAGCTACCAGGTGTCCGCCGGCGGCTTCTGGCAGATTCACCGCGCCGCCCCCTCCACCATGGTCGGAACCATGCTCACCATGCTCCGCCCGCAGGAAGGCGAATGCACCCTCGACCTGTACGCCGGCGCGGGTCTGTTCACCGCCGCGCTCGCGGACGCCGTGGGCGCCACCGGCACCGTGGTCAGCATTGAGGGCTCCCCGGTGACCCATAAGGATGCGCGCTCGAACTTCGCGCCGGATGGCTGCTCCCGCACTGAGAACTCTGCGGACACCCGCATTGAGGTGATTCGCGGCGACGTGGCACGTCACCTGGTGGACTTGAAGACCGCCCTTGAGTTTGGCGAAATCCCCGCCATTGATGCGGTGGTCCTTGACCCGTCCCGTGAGGGCGCGAACCGAACCACCTTGGAACGCCTGGATGCGCTGGACCCCAAGCGTATTCTGTATGTGGCGTGCGACCCGGCATCCCTGGGTCGTGACACCGGTATTTTGCGTGAGCTGGGTTGGGACATGGTGCAGCTTCGGGCGTTTGATATGTACCCGAATACGCATCATGTGGAGTCGGTGGCGCTTTTTGAGCGTGCCCCGGCGAAGCCTCGTCCGCGCCGCCGCCGCACCACGTAG
- a CDS encoding APC family permease, with amino-acid sequence MRIALTGRPVSTRNLSAVNLPKRYALPLFGADGISSVAYAADQMILTLAAAGASALAFSPWIGLGVAMVGLLVIGTYRYNINQIASEGDIQLVHRKLGALPSIVMGASSLMDYMLTVAVSMSSASSFLVALYPQIQDWRTHIAVLLIVALTLFALRGVQLLGKIAYWPLYVFLALLGATLIVGWIRAATGTLPLAESATYVIAPEYHDHALEGLALVLLLARSFSAGVVAFSGVSTISNSVKYFRRPKKYNAAVTMMMMGLITSVLLVSLLGFAAATRVHMVHDTTRFLFIDGHAPGEYFHQKPALYQVALAIYQGVPFFAQLLVFATVGVLIIASLTAFTGFPVIASSLADYQYLPVFFRSMESRGLYANGVLALSAFSIFLTTVFGSDVYSLIQLYIVGMCLSMVLVQLAVVRYRMRLLRITLAQMPRRALIRDIAVSVVGVVVTAAVLVIVVVTKFAAGAWLSLGMIALMVGGMVVTRRHYDAVDAALDIPLNAESVADVAALPSRVHAIVYVERVRRPVVRALSYARAGRPSTIEALTVNNDRAALEVVKKRWYALGIPVPLSVIDSPYRDTVDAVVSYIRRRRKKSPRDILVVYLPEFVVEHWWQRLLHRRTVRRLKQALLHEPGVMTATVPWAMHEDEVYDEIFDQRLQGKETANDSTAEADGSTAAVAPNVTRSAGGGRELIQSNRHAVYRGRLHEADAVAREKKR; translated from the coding sequence ATGCGCATCGCCCTGACCGGCAGGCCGGTCAGCACGCGAAATCTTTCGGCTGTCAATCTGCCGAAGCGCTACGCCCTGCCTCTTTTCGGTGCCGACGGCATCTCTTCGGTCGCCTACGCCGCCGACCAGATGATTTTGACCCTTGCCGCCGCGGGTGCGTCTGCGCTCGCTTTTTCGCCCTGGATTGGTTTGGGGGTGGCGATGGTGGGTCTGCTGGTGATTGGCACGTACCGGTACAACATTAATCAGATTGCTTCTGAGGGCGATATTCAGCTGGTGCACCGCAAACTGGGTGCGCTGCCGTCGATTGTGATGGGCGCTTCGTCGCTGATGGACTATATGCTCACAGTGGCGGTGTCGATGTCTTCGGCGTCCTCGTTTTTGGTGGCGTTGTATCCGCAGATTCAGGATTGGCGCACGCACATTGCTGTGCTACTCATTGTCGCGCTGACGCTGTTTGCGCTGCGTGGCGTGCAGCTGCTGGGCAAGATTGCGTACTGGCCGCTGTACGTTTTCTTGGCGCTGTTAGGAGCGACCCTCATTGTGGGTTGGATTCGTGCCGCGACGGGTACCCTGCCGCTGGCTGAGTCGGCGACCTACGTGATTGCCCCCGAATACCACGATCATGCCCTGGAAGGCTTGGCGCTGGTGCTGCTTCTGGCGCGTTCGTTCTCCGCCGGTGTGGTGGCGTTCTCGGGTGTTTCTACGATCTCTAATTCGGTGAAGTATTTCCGCCGCCCGAAGAAATATAACGCGGCGGTCACCATGATGATGATGGGCCTAATCACCTCGGTCCTGCTGGTGAGCCTGCTCGGTTTTGCGGCGGCAACCCGCGTGCACATGGTGCACGATACGACCCGTTTCTTGTTCATTGACGGGCACGCGCCGGGGGAGTACTTCCACCAGAAGCCGGCGCTGTACCAGGTGGCTTTGGCGATTTATCAGGGTGTTCCGTTCTTCGCGCAGCTGCTGGTGTTTGCCACGGTGGGCGTGCTGATTATCGCCTCGCTGACTGCGTTTACCGGCTTCCCGGTGATTGCCTCGTCGCTGGCTGATTACCAGTACCTGCCGGTGTTCTTCCGCAGCATGGAATCACGCGGCCTGTATGCGAACGGTGTGCTGGCGCTGTCGGCATTCTCAATTTTCCTCACCACCGTTTTCGGCTCGGACGTGTACTCGCTGATTCAGCTGTACATCGTGGGCATGTGCCTGTCGATGGTGCTGGTTCAGCTGGCGGTGGTGCGCTACCGCATGCGTCTGCTGCGCATCACCCTGGCACAGATGCCGCGCCGCGCCCTGATTCGTGATATCGCTGTCTCTGTGGTGGGTGTGGTCGTAACCGCCGCGGTGCTGGTCATCGTCGTGGTGACGAAGTTCGCCGCCGGTGCGTGGCTCTCCCTTGGAATGATTGCCCTGATGGTTGGAGGTATGGTTGTGACTCGCCGCCACTACGATGCGGTGGATGCCGCCCTGGACATCCCCCTGAACGCCGAATCCGTTGCGGATGTGGCGGCCCTGCCTTCGCGTGTGCACGCCATCGTGTACGTGGAGCGTGTGCGCCGCCCGGTGGTTCGTGCCCTCTCCTATGCGCGTGCCGGTCGCCCCTCCACGATTGAGGCGCTGACGGTCAACAATGACCGGGCCGCCCTGGAGGTCGTGAAGAAGCGCTGGTACGCCCTCGGTATTCCGGTGCCGCTGTCGGTCATTGACTCGCCGTACCGTGACACGGTGGATGCTGTCGTCTCGTATATTCGCCGCCGCCGCAAGAAGTCACCGCGCGATATTTTGGTGGTCTACCTGCCGGAATTCGTGGTGGAGCACTGGTGGCAGCGTCTTCTGCACCGCCGCACGGTGCGCCGCCTCAAGCAGGCGCTTCTGCATGAGCCAGGCGTTATGACGGCAACCGTGCCCTGGGCGATGCACGAGGATGAGGTGTATGATGAGATTTTTGATCAGCGCCTGCAGGGTAAAGAAACTGCCAACGATTCGACCGCGGAGGCTGACGGTTCTACGGCGGCAGTCGCCCCGAACGTGACCCGTTCTGCCGGTGGTGGCCGCGAGCTAATCCAGAGTAACCGCCACGCGGTGTACCGCGGCCGCCTGCACGAGGCGGACGCTGTGGCGCGCGAGAAGAAGCGCTAG
- a CDS encoding potassium channel family protein, which yields MPHFVIMGAGRVGVMLARTLEASGHTVAVIDQDERAFQPLRKGFEGRLVTGVGFDEDTLKRAGITEAYAFAAVSSGDNSNIIAARVAREMFKVKNVVARVYDPNRAEFFQRMGIPTVASVRWSTDQVLRRLLPEQALKGDFREPSGRLMLTEIPLDDGWAGHALTSIERAAGVRIAYITRFGEGMLPRPDSAYQQGDSVHVMMRTDDVADVTRILSHPPRVEDEETEAEGDYAPASGHRKRPKRPHAPKKPAEQKHNDGPVIEHEFHLGDTPPELPDPLELIGRHRDHSKGEK from the coding sequence ATGCCTCACTTCGTCATTATGGGTGCCGGGCGCGTGGGCGTCATGTTGGCGCGCACTCTGGAAGCTTCGGGGCATACGGTCGCCGTCATCGACCAGGACGAACGCGCCTTTCAGCCGCTGCGTAAGGGCTTTGAGGGCCGCCTGGTGACCGGTGTTGGCTTCGATGAGGACACCCTCAAGCGTGCCGGTATTACCGAGGCGTACGCTTTTGCCGCGGTCTCTTCGGGCGATAACTCGAATATTATTGCCGCCCGTGTGGCACGCGAAATGTTCAAGGTGAAGAACGTTGTGGCGCGTGTGTACGACCCGAACCGCGCCGAATTCTTCCAGCGCATGGGTATTCCCACGGTCGCTTCGGTGCGTTGGTCCACCGACCAGGTGCTGCGCCGCCTGCTACCTGAGCAGGCGCTCAAGGGCGATTTCCGCGAACCCTCGGGCCGCCTCATGCTCACCGAAATTCCGCTCGACGACGGCTGGGCGGGTCACGCCCTGACCAGCATCGAACGTGCCGCCGGGGTGCGCATCGCCTACATCACCCGATTCGGTGAGGGTATGCTCCCCCGCCCCGATTCCGCCTACCAGCAGGGCGACAGCGTGCACGTCATGATGCGCACCGACGACGTTGCGGACGTAACCCGCATCCTCTCCCACCCACCGCGCGTTGAAGACGAAGAAACAGAAGCTGAGGGGGACTACGCCCCCGCCTCGGGCCACAGAAAGCGCCCTAAGCGTCCCCACGCACCGAAGAAACCCGCCGAGCAGAAGCACAACGACGGCCCCGTCATCGAGCATGAATTCCACCTCGGTGACACTCCCCCGGAGCTGCCCGACCCCCTCGAACTCATCGGCCGCCATCGTGACCACTCGAAAGGTGAGAAGTAA
- a CDS encoding potassium channel family protein has protein sequence MKVLIVGAGSVGASIAKELMMNGHDVTIIDSKPEVKKRADLPGVRWHIGDACELSVLRQVHPNKADVVVAATGDDKANLMVSLLVRSEFGVPRTVARVNNPRNEWLFDDSWGVDVAVSTPRLMTALVEEAVEVGDVVRLLTLQAGGATLAEYTVPDDHPVIGYRVDHVQWPVDTVLTAILRDGAPIPPSADVAIEGGDELFFITTIAGEDQIRALFA, from the coding sequence GTGAAGGTCCTTATTGTTGGTGCCGGTTCCGTGGGTGCCTCCATCGCTAAAGAGCTCATGATGAACGGCCACGACGTGACCATCATCGACTCCAAGCCCGAAGTCAAGAAGCGCGCCGACCTGCCCGGTGTGCGCTGGCATATTGGTGACGCCTGCGAGCTGTCCGTGCTGCGCCAGGTGCACCCGAACAAGGCGGACGTGGTCGTTGCCGCAACCGGTGACGATAAGGCAAACCTGATGGTCTCCCTGCTGGTGCGCAGTGAGTTTGGTGTGCCGCGCACCGTGGCGCGCGTGAACAACCCGCGTAATGAGTGGCTTTTTGATGATTCCTGGGGCGTGGACGTTGCCGTGTCCACCCCGCGTCTGATGACCGCCCTCGTTGAGGAAGCCGTGGAAGTCGGCGACGTGGTGCGCCTGCTGACCCTGCAGGCTGGCGGCGCAACCCTCGCCGAGTACACGGTGCCGGATGACCACCCCGTCATCGGTTACCGCGTGGATCACGTGCAGTGGCCCGTTGATACGGTGCTCACCGCGATTCTGCGTGACGGCGCGCCAATCCCGCCCAGTGCCGACGTGGCGATTGAGGGCGGCGACGAGCTGTTCTTCATCACGACCATTGCCGGTGAGGATCAGATCCGCGCACTGTTCGCCTAA
- a CDS encoding DUF3159 domain-containing protein, protein MSAEQSSTQPDPNANPVPSPADAPAREENQLAQSLSASMGANMRRTANGDVDILHAIGGWRGLVESSLPAVAFLVLFTVTKELNLSLIAALAAAGVFTLIRLVQGSKLVSALTGLVGVAICAFAAYRTGNASDYFVVGFWTNGVYILAYLLSMLVRWPLMGLIFAVIRGEALSWRQNPVRLRQYMLATWIITVLMMLRLAVQVPLYFANNVEALGATRLIMGLPLYALGVWLAWRVSAPEEAPVSEDPEALDAEETEVPGESGSSKNR, encoded by the coding sequence ATGAGCGCTGAGCAGTCTTCGACCCAGCCCGATCCGAACGCTAACCCTGTACCTAGCCCTGCAGATGCCCCGGCGCGGGAGGAGAATCAGCTGGCGCAGAGCCTAAGCGCCTCCATGGGCGCGAATATGCGCCGCACCGCTAACGGCGACGTGGATATTCTGCACGCTATTGGCGGCTGGCGCGGCCTGGTGGAATCCTCCCTGCCCGCGGTGGCGTTCCTGGTGCTGTTCACCGTGACGAAGGAGCTGAACCTGTCCCTGATTGCGGCGTTGGCTGCGGCGGGCGTGTTCACCCTGATTCGTCTGGTGCAGGGCTCTAAGCTGGTGAGTGCGCTGACCGGTCTGGTGGGCGTGGCGATTTGTGCGTTTGCCGCGTACCGTACCGGTAATGCGAGCGACTACTTTGTGGTCGGTTTCTGGACGAACGGCGTGTACATTCTGGCGTATCTGCTGTCGATGCTGGTGCGTTGGCCGCTGATGGGTCTGATTTTCGCGGTCATTCGTGGTGAGGCGCTGAGCTGGCGCCAGAACCCGGTGCGTCTGCGTCAGTACATGCTTGCCACCTGGATTATTACCGTGCTGATGATGCTGCGCCTTGCCGTGCAGGTGCCCCTGTACTTCGCGAATAATGTGGAGGCGCTGGGCGCGACCCGCCTGATCATGGGTCTGCCGCTGTACGCTTTGGGTGTGTGGCTGGCGTGGCGCGTGTCGGCTCCCGAGGAGGCGCCGGTGAGCGAGGACCCCGAGGCGCTGGATGCTGAAGAAACTGAGGTGCCCGGAGAGTCTGGAAGCTCCAAGAACCGCTAA
- a CDS encoding asparaginase, with translation MPEFSNYPSALAVPEEQILAPGYPERFRVRLAGRVEQVWLPALQDKPMYRAELVVAKSKPLQWSSPLALIGMPIVEPPGEDFEEESEDPEKQHHLNTASLATVAVQEPHEVSFPPYAPFNPGDRVMLKWQGQQMVPGVHAGALLRCSGVVSVRAHQPVIYNPRYEIVPQFFVEKGKYER, from the coding sequence ATGCCTGAGTTTTCGAACTACCCGAGTGCGCTCGCGGTTCCTGAGGAGCAGATTCTTGCTCCCGGGTACCCCGAGCGCTTTCGCGTACGCCTTGCCGGACGCGTGGAGCAGGTGTGGTTGCCTGCCCTGCAGGATAAACCGATGTACCGTGCCGAGCTGGTGGTGGCTAAGTCGAAGCCCCTGCAGTGGTCGAGCCCGCTGGCGCTGATTGGTATGCCGATTGTGGAGCCGCCCGGTGAGGATTTCGAGGAGGAGTCTGAGGACCCCGAGAAGCAGCACCATCTGAACACGGCGTCTTTGGCGACCGTGGCGGTGCAGGAGCCGCACGAGGTGTCTTTCCCGCCCTATGCGCCGTTTAATCCGGGGGATAGGGTCATGCTCAAGTGGCAGGGCCAGCAGATGGTGCCCGGCGTGCATGCCGGTGCGCTACTGCGCTGTTCCGGGGTGGTGTCTGTGAGGGCGCATCAGCCGGTGATTTATAACCCGCGCTATGAGATTGTGCCGCAATTCTTTGTGGAGAAGGGAAAATATGAGCGCTGA
- a CDS encoding DUF3710 domain-containing protein, which translates to MFGFGKKKHAEEAEKAAIDKAVAEEIEETNVEVEELKEEENSPEVIKYDRVNGPHDIEEVTAEDLEDYVDLGALRIKLLDGMNLRLETDDATGAVIAATITRDGATLQVQAFAAPRTTGIWDDIRHDLTESVKSQGGIVDIYAGVFGAEMLTRLPAVTPDGQPGERIARFVGVDGPRWFLRGVISGAAVLGDDKAAASVEEVFRTVVVDRGDDPRPPRELLPMTLPADLVVAAEEEPAVEEETENEHSKLRPMPRRGPEITEIG; encoded by the coding sequence ATGTTCGGATTTGGTAAGAAGAAGCACGCCGAGGAGGCTGAAAAGGCCGCCATCGACAAGGCTGTCGCCGAAGAGATTGAGGAGACCAACGTCGAGGTTGAGGAGCTGAAGGAAGAGGAGAACTCTCCCGAGGTCATCAAGTACGACCGCGTCAACGGCCCGCACGATATTGAAGAAGTCACCGCCGAAGACCTCGAAGACTACGTCGACCTGGGTGCGCTGCGCATCAAGCTGCTCGACGGCATGAACCTGCGCCTCGAAACTGACGACGCAACCGGCGCGGTGATCGCCGCAACCATCACCCGTGACGGCGCAACCTTGCAGGTGCAGGCATTCGCCGCACCGCGCACCACCGGCATCTGGGACGACATCCGTCACGACCTGACCGAATCCGTCAAATCCCAGGGCGGCATCGTCGACATCTACGCCGGCGTATTCGGCGCCGAGATGCTGACCCGCCTGCCCGCCGTCACCCCGGACGGCCAGCCCGGCGAGCGCATCGCCCGCTTCGTGGGTGTGGACGGTCCCCGCTGGTTCCTGCGCGGCGTCATCTCCGGCGCGGCTGTGCTCGGTGACGATAAGGCTGCCGCCTCCGTGGAGGAAGTCTTCCGCACCGTCGTGGTGGACCGTGGCGACGACCCGCGCCCGCCGCGCGAGCTGCTGCCCATGACTCTGCCCGCCGACCTGGTCGTTGCGGCTGAGGAAGAGCCCGCCGTGGAGGAAGAGACCGAGAACGAGCACAGCAAGCTGCGCCCGATGCCTCGCCGCGGCCCTGAGATTACCGAGATTGGCTAA
- the dut gene encoding dUTP diphosphatase, which translates to MMTPVNVHIKLLDPELPAPTYAKPGDAGADLRSRIDFELEPGERALVPTGVAIALPEGYVGLVHPRSGLATKNGITIVNAPGTVDSGYRGELMVTLLNTDKTKSFHVQRGDRIAQLIIQKYEHATFTVVDELEQTERGSSGFGSSGIH; encoded by the coding sequence ATGATGACCCCCGTAAACGTCCACATTAAGCTGCTCGACCCCGAGCTGCCCGCACCCACCTACGCAAAGCCCGGCGACGCCGGCGCTGACCTGCGCTCCCGCATCGACTTCGAACTGGAGCCGGGCGAACGCGCCCTCGTCCCCACCGGCGTGGCAATTGCCCTGCCTGAAGGTTACGTTGGTCTGGTGCACCCGCGCTCCGGCCTGGCAACCAAGAACGGTATCACCATTGTGAACGCACCCGGCACCGTTGATTCCGGCTACCGCGGCGAACTGATGGTCACCCTGCTCAACACTGACAAGACCAAGTCCTTCCACGTGCAGCGCGGCGACCGTATCGCCCAGCTGATCATTCAGAAGTACGAGCACGCAACCTTTACCGTGGTGGACGAACTGGAACAGACCGAACGCGGCTCCAGCGGCTTCGGCTCCAGCGGCATCCACTAG
- a CDS encoding DUF4193 domain-containing protein, with amino-acid sequence MATDYDAPRKQDEEQNEESYEELNARRSEMQSGAVDEDENSAAESFELPGADLSNEELNVVVLPAQDDEFTCASCFLVRHRSQIAREEGGLSYCIECEG; translated from the coding sequence TTGGCAACTGATTACGATGCACCTCGCAAGCAGGACGAAGAGCAGAACGAAGAGTCCTACGAGGAGCTGAACGCCCGCCGTTCCGAGATGCAGTCCGGTGCGGTGGACGAAGACGAGAACAGCGCAGCAGAAAGCTTCGAGCTGCCCGGTGCTGACCTCTCCAACGAGGAGCTGAACGTTGTTGTTCTGCCCGCTCAGGACGACGAGTTCACCTGCGCATCCTGCTTCCTGGTGCGCCACCGCTCGCAGATTGCACGTGAAGAGGGCGGCCTGTCCTACTGCATCGAGTGCGAGGGCTAA
- the sepH gene encoding septation protein SepH has translation MLELRLIGVHDDGENLVLESADGTRFLLPIDANLRTSITKARRIQPARGLGAKGTYGPRDIQTRFRQGASVEEIAEESGWEPERVRRYEWPIVAERAHIIRAAQSVKIGRRSSASGTAQIPVTLSARIEEVSERYGFEDATQDWTTRQQENGQWRVEVDIALKDSVRQNLPAQVVFPARWVYNPANQGLYASNEAAYFLMGNSEDAVAAAAKKAPVEVPPARLPKAPEPAPAPLTSSESADERKLKELLERARSVRPAQVEEPEVFVHREPAQPAAPVAPAAPEPTAETTDPLAVDSEAPAESVPVESFTLPAPIEDAPAAEVAEAPVAEAPATEAQPEPAPAAEPASEEKPKPSSKKQRVSVPAWDDIIFGSRK, from the coding sequence ATGCTTGAACTGCGTCTGATTGGCGTTCACGATGACGGCGAAAATCTGGTGCTTGAGTCTGCTGACGGCACCCGCTTCTTGCTGCCGATTGACGCGAACCTGCGCACGAGCATCACCAAGGCTCGCCGTATTCAGCCCGCCCGCGGTCTGGGCGCTAAGGGCACCTACGGTCCGCGCGATATTCAGACCCGTTTCCGTCAGGGTGCCTCCGTTGAGGAAATCGCTGAAGAGTCCGGTTGGGAGCCGGAGCGCGTGCGCCGCTACGAGTGGCCGATCGTTGCTGAGCGTGCCCACATTATTCGTGCCGCTCAGAGCGTGAAGATTGGTCGCCGCAGCTCTGCTTCGGGTACCGCACAGATTCCCGTGACCCTGAGCGCCCGCATTGAGGAAGTCTCCGAGCGTTACGGTTTTGAGGACGCAACCCAGGACTGGACCACCCGCCAGCAGGAGAACGGCCAGTGGCGCGTTGAGGTTGATATTGCACTGAAGGATTCGGTGCGTCAGAACCTGCCCGCGCAGGTCGTCTTCCCCGCACGTTGGGTGTACAACCCGGCGAACCAGGGCCTGTACGCGTCGAATGAGGCAGCGTACTTCCTGATGGGCAATAGTGAGGACGCTGTTGCCGCCGCCGCGAAGAAGGCTCCCGTGGAGGTTCCTCCCGCCCGTCTGCCGAAGGCACCCGAGCCCGCACCGGCACCCCTTACTTCCTCTGAGAGCGCTGACGAGCGTAAGCTCAAGGAGCTTCTGGAGCGTGCCCGCTCGGTGCGCCCGGCACAGGTTGAGGAGCCCGAGGTGTTCGTGCACCGCGAGCCCGCCCAGCCCGCTGCGCCTGTAGCTCCTGCTGCTCCCGAGCCCACCGCAGAGACCACCGACCCGCTGGCTGTGGATTCGGAAGCACCCGCTGAATCCGTTCCGGTCGAGTCCTTCACCCTGCCGGCACCCATCGAGGACGCACCCGCGGCTGAGGTTGCCGAGGCGCCCGTTGCCGAGGCGCCGGCCACTGAAGCACAGCCTGAGCCCGCACCCGCAGCTGAGCCCGCCTCCGAGGAGAAGCCCAAGCCTTCCTCGAAGAAGCAGCGCGTGAGCGTTCCGGCTTGGGATGACATCATCTTCGGTAGCCGCAAGTAA